Proteins from a genomic interval of Pseudomonas sp. RC10:
- a CDS encoding ABC transporter permease, with protein sequence MTALPQIEGVMDFSALFSQLLNGLAEASSLFLVAAGLSLIFGVTRIVNFAHGSFYMLGLYIAYSIVEYLMGSMGAAGFWLGLALAAISVGLIGAVVEIVLLRRIYKAPELFQLLATFALVLVINDAVLGYWGAEELLGRRAPGLSGSIDILGRQFPTYNFFLIAIGPIVLGLVWLLLVRTRWGVLVRAATQDREMLGALGVNQAWLFTSVFALGAMLAGLGGAVQLPREPASLSLDLRTIGEAFVIVVVGGMGSLPGAYVAALLIAEIKALCIGLGSVTLFGISVSFSKLTLVIEFLVMAVVLVIRPWGLMGKPQATSRNSAPVEAPMRPGSTSFKWLVGVGLLVLAVLPLLSTWLPYASVLTQDVLVTVLFAVSLHFIMGPGGMHSFGHAAYFGLGAYGAAILFKVLTMPMPMAFAFAPLVAGLGAFVFGWFCVRLSGVYLAMLTLAFSQIVWSVVFQWEDVTGGSNGITGIWPSAWLDGTRYYYLTLILVAVSIFLVRRILFAPFGYSLRAARDSALRADAIGIDVKRVQWLAFVIAGVFAGLAGTLYIFSKGSISPDAMAVGKSVDGLVMVLLGGIQNLLGPVVGASVFSVLQDSIMRATDYWRAVFGGVILLLVLVFPQGIAGFFQQVGGWWHAWRSRSPAHEASVTTVMEKQA encoded by the coding sequence GTGACCGCGCTGCCCCAGATCGAGGGCGTCATGGACTTTTCAGCGTTATTTTCACAGTTACTCAACGGCCTGGCCGAAGCGTCGTCGCTGTTTCTGGTGGCGGCGGGGCTGTCACTGATTTTTGGCGTGACCCGCATCGTCAACTTCGCCCACGGCTCGTTCTACATGCTCGGGTTGTACATCGCCTATTCCATCGTCGAATACCTCATGGGGTCGATGGGTGCGGCCGGGTTCTGGCTTGGTTTGGCGCTGGCGGCGATTTCCGTGGGCCTGATTGGCGCCGTGGTGGAAATCGTTCTGCTGCGCCGCATCTACAAGGCGCCGGAACTGTTCCAGTTATTGGCCACATTCGCCCTGGTGCTGGTCATCAACGACGCGGTGCTCGGCTATTGGGGCGCGGAAGAACTGCTCGGTCGTCGTGCACCGGGGTTGTCCGGCTCCATCGACATTCTGGGGCGTCAGTTCCCCACCTATAACTTTTTCCTGATCGCCATCGGGCCGATTGTGCTGGGTCTGGTGTGGCTGTTGCTGGTGCGCACGCGGTGGGGCGTGCTGGTTCGCGCGGCGACTCAGGACCGGGAAATGCTCGGCGCCCTCGGCGTCAATCAGGCGTGGCTGTTCACGAGTGTCTTCGCCTTGGGCGCGATGCTGGCGGGGCTCGGCGGCGCGGTGCAGTTGCCCCGGGAACCGGCCAGCCTTTCCCTCGATTTGCGCACCATCGGCGAGGCCTTCGTCATCGTGGTGGTGGGCGGCATGGGGTCGTTGCCGGGGGCTTATGTCGCGGCCCTGCTCATCGCCGAAATCAAGGCGCTGTGCATCGGCTTGGGGTCGGTCACCCTGTTCGGCATCAGCGTGTCGTTTTCCAAGCTCACGTTGGTGATCGAGTTTCTTGTCATGGCCGTGGTGCTGGTGATCCGGCCGTGGGGCCTGATGGGCAAACCACAAGCCACCAGCCGCAATTCGGCGCCGGTGGAAGCCCCGATGCGACCGGGTTCGACCTCGTTCAAATGGCTGGTCGGTGTGGGGTTGCTGGTATTGGCCGTGCTACCGCTGCTTTCGACCTGGCTGCCCTATGCCAGCGTGCTGACTCAAGACGTGTTGGTGACCGTGCTGTTCGCCGTCAGCCTGCACTTCATCATGGGCCCCGGTGGCATGCACTCGTTCGGCCATGCCGCGTACTTCGGGCTGGGAGCGTACGGCGCCGCGATTCTGTTCAAGGTGCTGACGATGCCCATGCCGATGGCCTTTGCTTTCGCGCCGCTGGTGGCGGGGTTGGGCGCGTTCGTCTTCGGCTGGTTCTGCGTGCGCTTGTCGGGGGTGTACCTGGCGATGCTGACGCTGGCGTTCTCGCAGATCGTCTGGTCGGTGGTGTTCCAGTGGGAGGACGTCACCGGCGGCTCCAACGGCATCACCGGCATCTGGCCGTCGGCTTGGCTCGACGGCACGCGCTATTACTACCTGACGCTGATTCTGGTGGCAGTGAGTATTTTTCTGGTCAGACGCATCCTGTTCGCGCCGTTCGGCTACAGCCTGCGGGCGGCGCGGGATTCAGCCTTGCGCGCCGACGCCATCGGCATCGACGTCAAACGCGTGCAATGGCTGGCGTTCGTCATCGCCGGGGTGTTCGCCGGGCTGGCGGGCACGCTGTACATCTTTTCCAAGGGCAGCATCTCGCCGGACGCCATGGCGGTCGGCAAGTCCGTGGACGGGCTGGTGATGGTCCTGCTCGGCGGCATTCAGAACCTGCTGGGGCCGGTGGTCGGCGCCAGTGTTTTCAGTGTCTTGCAGGACTCGATCATGCGCGCCACCGACTACTGGCGGGCGGTGTTCGGCGGCGTGATCCTGCTGCTGGTACTGGTCTTTCCGCAGGGCATCGCCGGGTTCTTTCAACAAGTGGGCGGGTGGTGGCACGCGTGGCGATCTCGGTCGCCTGCGCATGAGGCAAGCGTTACCACGGTGATGGAGAAACAGGCATGA
- a CDS encoding ABC transporter ATP-binding protein, translating into MTLLQVRDLNKSFGGVRAVDGINFDLHEGELLALIGPNGAGKSTTFNMVGGQLKASGGSIRLLGQELVGKRPRDICRMQVGRTFQIAETFASLTVVENVQMALLSHHGKGFSLFTSARKQYREEAMDLLAQVGMQRHAERPCSELAYGDVKRVELAMGLANDPKLLLMDEPTAGMGPEERNDLMALTKRLVVERKMAVLFTEHSMDVVFAYADRMIVLARGRLIAEGDAQYIRNHPKVQEVYFGTGKTFENEIAQSQVQV; encoded by the coding sequence ATGACCCTTCTGCAAGTACGTGACTTGAACAAGTCCTTCGGCGGCGTCCGTGCCGTCGACGGCATCAACTTCGACCTGCACGAAGGCGAGCTGCTGGCGCTGATCGGCCCCAACGGCGCAGGCAAATCCACCACCTTCAACATGGTCGGCGGCCAGCTCAAGGCCTCGGGCGGTTCGATCCGTCTGCTGGGGCAGGAACTGGTAGGCAAACGCCCGCGCGACATCTGCCGCATGCAGGTGGGCCGCACCTTCCAGATCGCCGAAACCTTCGCCTCGCTGACCGTGGTGGAGAACGTGCAGATGGCGTTGCTTTCCCATCACGGCAAAGGCTTTTCGCTGTTCACCTCGGCGCGCAAACAGTACCGCGAAGAGGCCATGGACTTGCTCGCCCAAGTCGGCATGCAACGCCACGCCGAGCGCCCGTGCAGCGAACTCGCGTACGGCGACGTCAAGCGGGTGGAACTGGCAATGGGGCTGGCGAACGACCCGAAACTGTTGCTGATGGACGAGCCCACGGCGGGCATGGGGCCGGAAGAACGCAACGACCTGATGGCGCTGACCAAGCGGCTGGTGGTGGAGCGCAAGATGGCCGTGCTCTTCACTGAGCACAGCATGGACGTGGTCTTCGCCTACGCCGACCGGATGATCGTCCTGGCCCGTGGGCGTTTGATTGCCGAAGGCGACGCGCAGTACATCCGCAATCACCCGAAGGTGCAGGAAGTGTATTTCGGCACCGGCAAGACGTTCGAAAACGAAATCGCTCAGTCGCAGGTGCAGGTATGA
- a CDS encoding ABC transporter ATP-binding protein → MNAVLSTQRPEAASVGESLLEVTGLNAWYGAAQVLYDLNLNVKRGEVVTLMGRNGAGKSTTFKALMGMLARRQGGIHFMGQDISALAPFERARLGLGFVPEDRRVFTHLTVTENLEVGRQANRHWPDGTEALNWTPQQLFEFFPNLGAMQDRPGGQMSGGEQQMLTVARTLMGNPFLILLDEPSEGVAPVIVEQMAHMILALKAKGASILLSEQNLHFAGLVSDRAYVLEKGLVRYEGSMSELAANEAVRKAYLTM, encoded by the coding sequence ATGAACGCAGTGCTGTCCACGCAACGCCCGGAGGCCGCTTCGGTGGGTGAATCGCTTCTGGAAGTCACCGGCCTCAACGCTTGGTATGGGGCCGCTCAGGTGCTGTACGACCTGAATCTCAACGTCAAACGCGGCGAAGTCGTGACCTTGATGGGCCGCAATGGCGCAGGCAAGTCCACCACGTTCAAGGCGTTGATGGGCATGCTGGCGCGGCGTCAGGGTGGCATTCACTTCATGGGGCAGGACATCTCGGCCCTGGCGCCGTTTGAGCGGGCGCGACTGGGGCTTGGGTTCGTCCCTGAAGACCGGCGCGTGTTCACTCACCTGACCGTGACCGAGAACCTGGAAGTGGGGCGTCAGGCCAACCGGCATTGGCCAGACGGCACCGAGGCGCTGAACTGGACGCCGCAACAACTGTTCGAGTTCTTCCCCAACCTTGGCGCCATGCAAGACCGGCCGGGCGGGCAGATGAGTGGCGGCGAACAGCAGATGCTGACCGTGGCGCGCACGCTGATGGGCAATCCGTTCCTGATCTTGCTGGATGAGCCGTCAGAAGGGGTCGCGCCGGTGATTGTCGAGCAGATGGCACACATGATCCTGGCGTTGAAAGCCAAGGGCGCGAGCATTCTGTTGTCCGAGCAAAATTTGCACTTTGCCGGACTCGTATCAGACCGCGCCTACGTGCTGGAAAAGGGGCTGGTGCGCTATGAGGGCAGCATGTCGGAACTGGCGGCGAACGAGGCGGTGCGCAAGGCCTACCTGACGATGTAG
- a CDS encoding DUF1883 domain-containing protein has product MKYIHQREHLNEGDIVVIESSGVCNIRLMSDANFRSFKNGGRHTYHGGAFDRFPAKIIVPSSGFWNITLDTVTKRAISVTRKPNIKHSIKIVRRSGGGLPR; this is encoded by the coding sequence ATGAAATACATCCATCAGCGCGAGCACCTCAATGAAGGTGACATCGTGGTCATCGAGTCGTCGGGCGTGTGCAACATCCGCCTCATGAGCGACGCCAACTTTCGCAGCTTCAAGAACGGCGGTCGGCACACCTACCACGGCGGCGCGTTCGACCGCTTTCCGGCGAAAATCATCGTGCCGAGCAGCGGGTTCTGGAACATCACACTGGACACCGTGACCAAACGGGCAATCAGCGTCACGCGCAAGCCCAACATCAAGCATTCGATCAAGATCGTCAGGCGGTCCGGGGGCGGGTTGCCTCGGTAA
- the tauA gene encoding taurine ABC transporter substrate-binding protein: MIKTHWTAPLSLALSVFAFSMAAQAADLTFGYITGIDPVKRAIADGEYEKAIGQKIDWRQFDAGPAVIAAMASGDVQIGNLGSSPLAAAASRKVPLVAFIVTSQIQSSEALVVRNGSGIDKPEDLIGKKIAVPFVSTSHYSLLGALKHWNIDPKKVTILNLTPLQITAAWKRGDIDGAFTWSPALGEIRKTGKILTDAGQVSQWGSPTFEVWVARKDFAEKHPDVVAGFAKVSLAAIADYTAHRSEWTADSTPVKTIARFTGANAADVPELLDGSHFPTAAEQKSPELLGGGTVTAIAKTAEFLKDQGKIESVLPDYSAYVSEQFIAK; this comes from the coding sequence ATGATCAAGACACATTGGACGGCCCCTCTCTCCCTGGCATTGAGCGTGTTTGCGTTCTCAATGGCCGCCCAGGCCGCTGACCTCACGTTCGGCTACATCACCGGCATCGACCCGGTGAAGCGCGCCATCGCTGACGGTGAGTACGAAAAAGCCATCGGCCAGAAAATCGACTGGCGCCAGTTCGACGCGGGCCCTGCGGTGATCGCGGCGATGGCCTCGGGTGACGTGCAGATTGGCAATTTGGGGTCGAGTCCGCTGGCGGCAGCGGCGTCAAGGAAAGTGCCGCTGGTGGCGTTCATCGTCACCTCGCAGATTCAAAGTTCCGAAGCGCTGGTGGTGCGTAATGGCAGCGGCATCGACAAGCCGGAAGACCTGATCGGCAAGAAAATCGCCGTGCCGTTCGTGTCCACCTCGCACTACAGCCTCCTTGGCGCATTGAAGCACTGGAACATCGATCCGAAGAAAGTCACCATCCTCAACCTGACCCCGTTGCAGATCACGGCAGCGTGGAAACGTGGCGACATTGATGGCGCGTTCACGTGGTCACCCGCGCTGGGGGAAATCCGCAAGACGGGCAAGATTCTGACCGACGCCGGGCAAGTGTCGCAGTGGGGTTCACCGACGTTTGAAGTCTGGGTCGCCCGCAAGGATTTTGCCGAGAAACACCCGGACGTCGTCGCCGGTTTTGCCAAGGTCAGTCTGGCCGCCATTGCCGATTACACGGCCCATCGTAGCGAGTGGACGGCCGACTCAACGCCGGTCAAGACCATTGCGCGCTTCACCGGCGCCAATGCGGCGGACGTGCCTGAGCTGCTGGACGGCTCGCACTTCCCCACGGCGGCAGAACAGAAATCGCCGGAATTGCTGGGTGGCGGCACGGTGACCGCGATTGCCAAGACGGCGGAGTTTTTGAAGGATCAGGGGAAGATTGAAAGCGTGCTGCCGGATTATTCGGCGTATGTGAGTGAGCAGTTCATTGCCAAATAG